A window from Citrus sinensis cultivar Valencia sweet orange chromosome 3, DVS_A1.0, whole genome shotgun sequence encodes these proteins:
- the LOC102628529 gene encoding expansin-like B1, whose product MGLCQYYLLSAVLLLPALCYSQFTFTSSRATFYGSADGLGTPAGACGFGEYGKTVNDANVAGVSSLWTNGTACGACYQVRCNVPEVCTDYGVYVVVTDYGEEYDTEFILSPRAYGRMALTDKSEELYTFGVIDVEFLRVPCRFRGYNVMFKVHENSKYPQYLAVSMLYVGGQNDVLAVEIWQEDCKEWMAMRRAFGAVFDIFNPPPGAINLRMQVSGSAGLRWVVANNAIPKVWKAGVAYGSAIQLA is encoded by the exons ATGGGGTTATGTCAATACTACCTTCTTTCCGCCGTGCTGCTTTTGCCTGCATTGTGTTACTCTCAGTTCACATTCACAAGTTCTAGAGCTACATTCTATGGTAGCGCCGATGGCTTGGGGACACCAG CTGGTGCTTGCGGGTTTGGTGAATATGGAAAAACTGTAAATGATGCTAACGTGGCCGGTGTGTCGAGCCTTTGGACTAATGGAACTGCTTGTGGAGCTTGCTATCAG GTCAGATGCAATGTACCAGAAGTTTGCACAGATTATGGGGTGTACGTGGTGGTGACTGACTATGGTGAAGAATACGACACAGAATTCATCCTCAGCCCACGCGCATATGGAAGAATGGCACTTACAGATAAGTCAGAAGAGCTTTATACTTTTGGTGTCATCGATGTTGAATTCCTGAGAGTCCCTTGCCGGTTCAGAGGCTACAACGTCATGTTCAAGGTCCATGAAAACAGCAAGTACCCACAGTACTTGGCCGTATCCATGCTGTACGTAGGTGGCCAAAATGACGTCCTAGCAGTTGAAATATGGCAG GAGGATTGTAAAGAATGGATGGCGATGAGAAGGGCTTTCGGTGCAGTATTTGACATCTTCAATCCACCACCAGGAGCAATTAATTTGAGGATGCAAGTGAGTGGCAGCGCAGGGCTCAGATGGGTTGTGGCAAACAATGCTATTCCCAAAGTATGGAAAGCTGGAGTTGCTTATGGATCAGCAATTCAACTTGCATAA